The Drosophila gunungcola strain Sukarami chromosome 2L unlocalized genomic scaffold, Dgunungcola_SK_2 000007F, whole genome shotgun sequence genome includes a region encoding these proteins:
- the LOC128253238 gene encoding mitochondrial import inner membrane translocase subunit Tim23, producing the protein MSDDFLRKPFSLTAAPVVDESTTTKYTPVMSSFSNAPVSPYLNYDSRFLQQSQPEFIFPEGANKQRGRFELAFSQIGTSVMIGGGIGGLAGVYNGFKVTKALNQTGKLRRTQLINHIMKQGSGTANTLGTLAVLYSATGVLLQFVRGEDDHVNTVVAGSATGLLYKSTAGLRRCALGGAIGLGISSLYCLYLLAQDKSTNSSQKFQ; encoded by the exons atgagTGACGACTTTCTAAGAAAACCATTCTCTCTAACGGCCGCACCAGTCG TTGATgaatcaacaacaacaaagtacACTCCGGTTATGAGCTCATTTAGTAATGCTCCGGTTTCGCCGTATCTGAACTATGATTCGCGATTCCTTCAGCAATCTCAACCTGAGTTCATCTTTCCCGAGGGAGCTAACAAACAGCGTGGACGCTTTGAGCTGGCCTTCTCACAGATAGGCACTTCGGTTATGATTGGAGGTGGAATTGGCGGCCTCGCCGGCGTCTATAACGGTTTTAAAGTTACAAAGGCGCTCAATCAGACGGGAAAATTACGGCGAACACA GTTAATAAATCATATTATGAAGCAAGGCTCGGGCACGGCAAACACGCTGGGTACACTGGCGGTGCTCTATTCGGCAACTGGGGTGTTGTTGCAGTTTGTTCGTGGTGAGGATGATCACGTCAACACAGTGGTAGCAGGGTCTGCGACAGGACTGCTGTACAAGTCAACAG CTGGCCTTCGGAGATGTGCACTTGGAGGCGCTATTGGGCTAGGCATCTCGTCGCTTTATTGCTTATACTTGTTAGCGCAAGATAAAAGCACAAACTCAAGCCAAAAATTCCAGTAG
- the LOC128253240 gene encoding thyrostimulin beta-5 subunit isoform X4, protein MLRVSASKLVELEPINSGPTSAPLGCHRRVYTYKVTQSDLMGHECWDYVSVWSCWGRCDSSEISDWKFPYKRSFHPVCVHAQRQPMVAILKNCHPKAEASVSNYQYMEAVNCHCQTCSSQDTSCEAPANNVMEGGSKAVIVGADTEELDY, encoded by the coding sequence ATGCTGCGTGTTTCCGCTTCAAAGTTGGTGGAACTTGAGCCCATTAACAGCGGACCAACATCTGCTCCCTTGGGCTGCCATCGTCGCGTGTATACATATAAAGTGACGCAGTCCGATCTTATGGGTCACGAGTGCTGGGACTATGTAAGTGTCTGGTCATGCTGGGGGCGGTGCGACTCTAGCGAGATATCCGATTGGAAGTTCCCTTATAAGCGCTCGTTTCATCCAGTCTGTGTCCACGCACAGCGCCAACCAATGGTAGCTATTCTCAAAAACTGTCACCCTAAGGCGGAGGCAAGTGTTAGCAATTACCAGTATATGGAGGCAGTAAATTGTCACTGCCAGACGTGCTCCTCGCAGGATACTAGTTGCGAAGCTCCAGCCAATAACGTAATGGAGGGTGGCAGCAAGGCCGTTATCGTAGGAGCCGATACCGAAGAGTTAGACTATTAG
- the LOC128253240 gene encoding thyrostimulin beta-5 subunit isoform X3 codes for MFLALSTGAYMLRVSASKLVELEPINSGPTSAPLGCHRRVYTYKVTQSDLMGHECWDYVSVWSCWGRCDSSEISDWKFPYKRSFHPVCVHAQRQPMVAILKNCHPKAEASVSNYQYMEAVNCHCQTCSSQDTSCEAPANNVMEGGSKAVIVGADTEELDY; via the exons AT GTTTCTGGCTCTCTCAACGGGCGCGTATATGCTGCGTGTTTCCGCTTCAAAGTTGGTGGAACTTGAGCCCATTAACAGCGGACCAACATCTGCTCCCTTGGGCTGCCATCGTCGCGTGTATACATATAAAGTGACGCAGTCCGATCTTATGGGTCACGAGTGCTGGGACTATGTAAGTGTCTGGTCATGCTGGGGGCGGTGCGACTCTAGCGAGATATCCGATTGGAAGTTCCCTTATAAGCGCTCGTTTCATCCAGTCTGTGTCCACGCACAGCGCCAACCAATGGTAGCTATTCTCAAAAACTGTCACCCTAAGGCGGAGGCAAGTGTTAGCAATTACCAGTATATGGAGGCAGTAAATTGTCACTGCCAGACGTGCTCCTCGCAGGATACTAGTTGCGAAGCTCCAGCCAATAACGTAATGGAGGGTGGCAGCAAGGCCGTTATCGTAGGAGCCGATACCGAAGAGTTAGACTATTAG
- the LOC128253240 gene encoding thyrostimulin beta-5 subunit isoform X2: MVGCAVLFLALSTGAYMLRVSASKLVELEPINSGPTSAPLGCHRRVYTYKVTQSDLMGHECWDYVSVWSCWGRCDSSEISDWKFPYKRSFHPVCVHAQRQPMVAILKNCHPKAEASVSNYQYMEAVNCHCQTCSSQDTSCEAPANNVMEGGSKAVIVGADTEELDY; the protein is encoded by the exons ATGGTTGGCTGCGCTGTTTT GTTTCTGGCTCTCTCAACGGGCGCGTATATGCTGCGTGTTTCCGCTTCAAAGTTGGTGGAACTTGAGCCCATTAACAGCGGACCAACATCTGCTCCCTTGGGCTGCCATCGTCGCGTGTATACATATAAAGTGACGCAGTCCGATCTTATGGGTCACGAGTGCTGGGACTATGTAAGTGTCTGGTCATGCTGGGGGCGGTGCGACTCTAGCGAGATATCCGATTGGAAGTTCCCTTATAAGCGCTCGTTTCATCCAGTCTGTGTCCACGCACAGCGCCAACCAATGGTAGCTATTCTCAAAAACTGTCACCCTAAGGCGGAGGCAAGTGTTAGCAATTACCAGTATATGGAGGCAGTAAATTGTCACTGCCAGACGTGCTCCTCGCAGGATACTAGTTGCGAAGCTCCAGCCAATAACGTAATGGAGGGTGGCAGCAAGGCCGTTATCGTAGGAGCCGATACCGAAGAGTTAGACTATTAG
- the LOC128253240 gene encoding thyrostimulin beta-5 subunit isoform X1 gives MNFYIIYIYIYNSSKQFLALSTGAYMLRVSASKLVELEPINSGPTSAPLGCHRRVYTYKVTQSDLMGHECWDYVSVWSCWGRCDSSEISDWKFPYKRSFHPVCVHAQRQPMVAILKNCHPKAEASVSNYQYMEAVNCHCQTCSSQDTSCEAPANNVMEGGSKAVIVGADTEELDY, from the exons ATGAACttctatataatatatatatatatatataatagttCAAAACA GTTTCTGGCTCTCTCAACGGGCGCGTATATGCTGCGTGTTTCCGCTTCAAAGTTGGTGGAACTTGAGCCCATTAACAGCGGACCAACATCTGCTCCCTTGGGCTGCCATCGTCGCGTGTATACATATAAAGTGACGCAGTCCGATCTTATGGGTCACGAGTGCTGGGACTATGTAAGTGTCTGGTCATGCTGGGGGCGGTGCGACTCTAGCGAGATATCCGATTGGAAGTTCCCTTATAAGCGCTCGTTTCATCCAGTCTGTGTCCACGCACAGCGCCAACCAATGGTAGCTATTCTCAAAAACTGTCACCCTAAGGCGGAGGCAAGTGTTAGCAATTACCAGTATATGGAGGCAGTAAATTGTCACTGCCAGACGTGCTCCTCGCAGGATACTAGTTGCGAAGCTCCAGCCAATAACGTAATGGAGGGTGGCAGCAAGGCCGTTATCGTAGGAGCCGATACCGAAGAGTTAGACTATTAG